In Gopherus flavomarginatus isolate rGopFla2 chromosome 5, rGopFla2.mat.asm, whole genome shotgun sequence, one DNA window encodes the following:
- the RNPEP gene encoding aminopeptidase B — translation MAAAMGRRVRDVASACSAESFELQHLHLALRVAFGPPGPGQLEGAARLELRCLRDGAAELSLDSHPSLAVRGVGLAAPDGDPRPLRFESRPFASYGSALRVFLPEPLRAGECLALDIAYNTGDGPGVCWLTPEQTAGKQKPYMYTQGQAVLNRSFFPCFDTPAVKSTYSATVKVPEGFTAVMSATTWEKQEKDNTFTFKMSQPIPSYLIALAVGDIVSAEVGPRSRVWAEPCLIEAAKKEYDGVIEEFLAVGEKLFGPYVWGRYDVLFMPPSFPFGGMENPCITFVTPCLLAGDRSLVDVIIHEISHSWFGNLVTNANWGEFWLNEGFTMYAQRRISTVVYGAAYTCLEAATGRALLRQHMDNTGEDHPLNKLRVKIEPGVDPDDTYNETPYEKGYCFVSYLAHLVGDQSKFDAFLQAYVNQFKFQSIMADDALEFFLEYFPELKKKGAATIPGFEFDRWLNTPGWPPYLPDLSPGETLMKPAEELAELWAASSLNMEAIKAVDISGWKTYQLVFFLDKILQKSPLPDTNVAKLSEMYPKISKAQNAELRLRWCQIVLKNNHEPEFGKVKDFLHSQGKQKYTLPIYRAMWSGSESAQALAVETFSATAPQLHINVQNYVKKILASEPGRT, via the exons ATGGCGGCGGCGATGGGGCGGCGGGTGCGGGACGTGGCCTCCGCCTGCAGCGCGGAGAGCTTCGAGCTGCAGCACCTGCACCTGGCGCTGCGCGTGGCCTTCGGGCCGCCGGGCCCCGGGCAGCTGGAGGGCGCGGCCCGGCTGGAGCTGCGCTGCCTGCGGGACGGCGCGGCCGAGCTGAGCCTGGACTCGCACCCCAGCCTGGCCGTGCGCGGCGTGGGGCTGGCGGCGCCGGACGGGGACCCGCGGCCGCTGCGCTTCGAGAGCCGCCCCTTCGCCAGCTACGGCTCGGCGCTGCGCGTCTTCCTGCCCGAGCCGCTGCGCGCCGGGGAGTGCCTGGCGCTGGACATCGCCTACAACACGGGCGACGGGCCGGGG GTTTGTTGGCTCACTCCAGAGCAGACAGCAGGGAAGCAAAAGCCTTATATGTACACGCAAGGCCAGGCTGTTCTCAATAGAAGTTTTTTCCCGTGCTTTGACACCCCTGCAGTTAAAAGTACATATTCAGCCACTGTAAAG GTCCCTGAAGGCTTCACAGCTGTGATGAGTGCCACTACctgggagaagcaggagaaagACAACACATTCACCTTCAAGATGTCCCAGCCAATCCCGTCCTACCTGATCGCCTTGGCTGTCGGCGACATAGTTTCTGCTGAAGTTGGACCTCG GAGTCGTGTGTGGGCTGAGCCCTGTCTGATTGAGGCAGCCAAGAAGGAGTACGATGGCGTGATTGAAGAGTTCCTGGCAGTGGGGGAGAAGCTCTTTGGACCATATGTTTGGGGCAG ATATGACGTGCTCTTCATGCCGCCCTCTTTCCCCTTCGGCGGGATGGAGAACCCTTGCATCACCTTCGTGACCCCCTGCCTGTTGGCTGGAGACCGCTCCCTGGTGGACGTCATCATCCATGAGATCTCCCACAGCTGGTTTGGCAATCTGGTCACCAACGCCAACTGGGGCGAGTTCTGGCTGAACGAGGGCTTCACCATGTACGCCCAGAGGAGGATCTCCACCGTCGTCTATG GTGCTGCTTACACCTGCCTTGAAGCAGCCACTGGAAGGGCCCTGCTGCGCCAGCACATGGACAACACGGGAGAAGATCACCCTCTAAACAAGCTCAGGGTGAAAATTGAGCCAG GCGTTGACCCTGATGACACTTACAACGAGACCCCCTATGAGAAGGGCTACTGCTTTGTGTCCTACCTGGCGCACCTCGTGGGAGACCAGAGCAAGTTTGATGCTTTCTTGCAG GCCTACGTGAACCAGTTCAAGTTCCAGAGCATCATGGCTGACGATGCCCTGGAGTTCTTTCTGGAGTACTTCCCGGAGCTGAAGAAGAAAGGCGCGGCCACCATTCCAG GCTTTGAGTTTGATCGGTGGCTGAACACGCCCGGCTGGCCCCCTTACCTGCCTGACCTTTCCCCGGGAGAGACGCTCATGAAGCCAGCGGAGGAGCTGGCAGAACTCTGGGCAGCCAGCAGTTTGAACATGGAGGCGATCAAAGCTGTGGACATCTCTGGCTGGAAAACCTACCAGCTCGTCTTCTTCCTGGATAAGATCTTGCAGAAATCCCCTTTGCCAGACA CAAACGTGGCGAAGCTGAGTGAGATGTACCCGAagatctccaaagcacagaacGCCGAGTTGCGCCTCCGCTGGTGCCAGATTGTCCTCAAGAACAACCACGAGCCTGAGTTTGGCAAAGTCAAGGACTTCCTTCACAGCCAG